From a single Thioalbus denitrificans genomic region:
- a CDS encoding c-type cytochrome, translating into MRKNLLNLTVATGLVALAMAPVAGAEEMDADAMIKYRTNVMKSLSGHMGALARTVEGKVGFRDLVLPHAQAIAAISHKTAEMFPEGSDFGDTDAKADIWSRRAEFDQAAATAAERADGLVAAAEGGDMAAIGTAFKEMGKACKGCHDEFREE; encoded by the coding sequence ATGCGCAAGAATCTGCTCAACCTGACGGTGGCGACGGGGCTGGTCGCGTTGGCCATGGCGCCCGTGGCGGGGGCGGAGGAGATGGATGCCGATGCCATGATCAAGTACCGGACCAACGTCATGAAGTCCCTCAGCGGCCACATGGGCGCCCTGGCCCGGACGGTGGAGGGCAAGGTGGGATTCCGGGACCTGGTGCTGCCCCATGCCCAGGCCATCGCCGCCATCAGCCACAAGACCGCGGAGATGTTTCCGGAGGGCAGCGACTTCGGCGATACCGACGCCAAGGCCGATATCTGGTCCCGGCGGGCGGAGTTCGACCAGGCCGCGGCGACGGCGGCGGAGCGCGCCGACGGGCTGGTGGCGGCCGCCGAGGGAGGTGACATGGCCGCCATCGGGACGGCCTTCAAGGAGATGGGGAAGGCCTGCAAGGGCTGCCACGACGAGTTCCGGGAGGAGTGA
- a CDS encoding Fe-S cluster assembly transcription factor → MRLSTRGRYAVTAMMDLALHNQVGPVTLADISTCQDISLSYLEQLFAKLRQANLVKGVRGPGGGYRLARPATEITVADIITAVDEQVDATRCQGKENCHGGKRCLTHELWTDLSDQIFQFLDNITLDRFTARPDIQELAKRQDILHHRPLPKSSAA, encoded by the coding sequence ATGAGACTGTCCACGCGAGGCCGATATGCCGTGACCGCCATGATGGACCTGGCTCTGCACAACCAAGTGGGGCCGGTGACCCTGGCGGACATCTCCACCTGCCAGGACATCTCGCTGTCCTACCTGGAACAGCTCTTCGCCAAGCTGCGCCAGGCCAACCTGGTGAAAGGGGTGCGCGGGCCCGGCGGCGGCTACCGTCTGGCCCGTCCGGCCACCGAGATCACCGTGGCCGACATCATCACCGCGGTGGACGAGCAGGTGGACGCCACCCGCTGCCAGGGCAAGGAGAACTGCCACGGCGGCAAGCGCTGCCTGACCCACGAGCTGTGGACCGATCTCAGCGACCAGATCTTCCAGTTCCTGGACAACATCACCCTGGACCGCTTCACGGCACGGCCCGACATCCAGGAGCTGGCGAAGCGCCAGGACATCCTGCACCACCGGCCGCTGCCCAAGAGCTCCGCCGCCTGA